One window from the genome of Schistocerca piceifrons isolate TAMUIC-IGC-003096 chromosome 8, iqSchPice1.1, whole genome shotgun sequence encodes:
- the LOC124711866 gene encoding uncharacterized protein LOC124711866 isoform X1: protein MKAVLAVVVLGAAAAAFATAVPTNPSTGSTSQLRQQHQPNERRDIGVGDVNFGSESFNPNVNVNNKHYPSPGASSDSGVGRVNFGVGSFNPNVNVNNTAYPPVHVPIGTYHPLPCNKQRTPVCQ, encoded by the coding sequence GTGCTCGCCGTGGTGGTCCTGGGCGCGGCAGCCGCCGCCTTTGCTACTGCAGTGCCCACCAATCCCAGCACCGGCAGTACCAGCCAGCTGCGCCAGCAACACCAGCCTAACGAGAGACGCGATATCGGAGTGGGGGATGTGAACTTCGGCAGTGAGAGCTTCAACCCCAACGTCAATGTAAATAACAAGCATTATCCTTCACCAGGTGCATCGAGCGACTCTGGAGTGGGTAGGGTGAACTTCGGCGTTGGCAGCTTCAACCCCAACGTCAATGTAAACAACACTGCCTACCCCCCTGTTCACGTACCCATCGGAACCTACCACCCTCTGCCCTGTAACAAGCAGCGAACTCCCGTCTGTCAATAA